Genomic DNA from Brassica rapa cultivar Chiifu-401-42 chromosome A04, CAAS_Brap_v3.01, whole genome shotgun sequence:
AAATTTGACTAGAGACAAGAAAAGTCTGTTCTGTATTCGATATGCTTTCCAAGCCGTCTGGAGGGAGAGGAATAAGCTCAGGCATGGTGACAAGTTGTTACCACTTCCTGTTCTGATACGGATGATCGATAAGGGGATTCGAAAAAGAATTACTTTGATGAGCAGATATGGGGTCAAGGGAATGGAGGGTTTAATGCAGTATTGGTTTAGTACTAGAATGTAATTTTCTTAGTACTGAATAGCTATGGGTTAGTGGTATAGCTTTCTTTTAAGTAAACAGTATGCATTCTATGTAATAAGGCTTTTCTGAATAAacttaacattcattcaaaaagaaaaaaaaaaaagagaaagttgAGAAGGTGGTACGTTGGTGATTGATGTTCGtatttacaagaaaaaaaaggctGAAAAACGCGTAAATCACAATGTTCACTTTCTTTTTTTACATCCCTTATTTCCTTTtcttgaaataattttataacggtcaTTTAATTTAATGATGTATTTCTTTTTTCGTGTTCATTATTTCCTTTTCTTGACTCTACCGGTTTGTTTGTGGGTGACTCTACCGGTGGTTTAACCAAATTAAATTTGTTATCGGtttaacttttctttttgtcGGCCGATTTAACGTGGTTTATGGTTTTCTCAATCAACTTACTAACAAcgacagaaaaaaataataatgaagaGAGCCCCATATCTAAGTTTCATTAAAATTATCTTGAATAGTCCAAGAACAAGAGATCCCGTACGTATTGCATGATGTCATTCTCGAGCATTCCCCTTgggttttctaaaaaattatcaATGAAGAGATGTCGACATGAAAGTGTACTGCACCAAGGTTTTGTATATTTCTCAATGATTAGTAGTTAGCACTCAGCTGTAGAATAGTGTCTTAGGTTCAAATGTAATTGACGTATAAATGTAGAACGCTGATGGTGGCGACTATGCATAAACCAGATGAGACTCATTCCTTTTTGTTATCTCCAACAATCTTAGCAAGTTAATAGTTGTATAAGATTAATTGACACCCATTGTTAATTGTGTTTTGGTACAAACTAGGAGCCAATGAattttttgagttttaagaCGAGAATTAATGTGAACTAATTtcaatttcattaaaaattaGTATACTTTTTTGCCAACAAAATTACTACCGAGATCaatacaaaaaaagaagaagaagagaattgAAAGAAACCCTAATTGAGACAAAGCATTAAAAGAATACCCTAATTAGACTTGCAACATACGGATCATTACTCGAAACCTTGTCCTAACTTCTCCAAAGCTTCACTGGGTTTGTTGGTTAAAGGGTTTGGGGATTGGCGACAGAGAGGGCAAGAGTCATGTCGATCTAACCAATTGGTCAAGCAATCTTCATGAAACATATGCAAACATTCAGGCGGTTGGCATAGGACTTGTTCCGACTCCTCTTCAGACATATCCTCTAGACAAATCGCACAAGATCCTTCTACTTTCGCTGTCGTCCAAGGAGCAGAACTAAAAGGAGCGACAATGTActctttttttgtaaatttgagaAATACCGTGATCAACACGGGTCCTTGTGGCAAGTCTTTCCGTTGTGATTCGAGAACAATCTGATCGGTGATAAGTCGGGACAAGGCAAGGTCGTTGAAGCGGGTCTTGAT
This window encodes:
- the LOC103864644 gene encoding RING-H2 finger protein ATL67-like produces the protein METSSLKVEISAQVTSQGLSLGLLNSVLISQCREIEEFLIDESDDGNITSLGSYTDSSVRAQLSLLRFKDLEPTTVHQQIKTRFNDLALSRLITDQIVLESQRKDLPQGPVLITVFLKFTKKEYIVAPFSSAPWTTAKVEGSCAICLEDMSEEESEQVLCQPPECLHMFHEDCLTNWLDRHDSCPLCRQSPNPLTNKPSEALEKLGQGFE